actaagagggagtccaactttaatgatatattggaggtttttaagcaggttaatatcaaccttccattattagatgcaattaggcagattccctcttatgccaagttccttaaggacttgtgtacgcgaaagcgtaagctcagtgtccagaagaaagccttcatagctagtcatgtgagttctattattcagaataccactactcctaagtataaagacccagggtcccctaccattgcttgtacaataggtaagtaccgtgttgagaaagctttgcttgacttaggagccagtgtgaatttacttccatatcatgtgtaccttaagctaggacttggtgagatgaaacctacccagatgacacttcagttagctgataggtccgttaaaattcctcgtggtgtgatcgaggatgttctcatagaggttgacaagtttatttatccagtggattttgttatcctagatacccaacctgtccctgacccagagaaccaaataccagtgattttaggtcgcccgtttttagctacatccaatgcgatcattaactgtcgaaatggtattatgaatttgtcttttggtaatatgactattgagctgaacatttttaatattagtaagctaccctctgaactagatgactcgaatatagaagaggtgaacatgataggaacattagtcgaggagtcattaccaaacactttgttagaagatccattagaaaaatgcctagctcactttgggattgattttgatgatgataatgtaattaatgaggtgaatgctttgttagattcaacccctttgttagatactagtaatggatggaaacctaagttcgaaccactaccagtttctaagtctaccctagttccttctttagaagagcctcctaagttggacctaaaacattgccagataccctgaagtatgtgtttttaggcccgtctgagactttacctgtgattgtttcttccgacttggatatagatcaggaaagtaggctagtaaccgtccttcaaaacaacaaggaagctttagggtggaccatagcagacattaagggtataagtcctactgtttgtatgcatcagatctatttagaggaagacaccaaaccttctagggagatgcaacgtcgactaaaccctaatatgaaagaagtagttcgaactgaggttcttaagctattagatgcaggcatcatctaccctatttcagacagtaagtgggtcagccccgttcaggttgttcccaagaaatctggtattactgtagtccagaataataacaatgagttaatcccgacccgaatgaccacgggttggcgtgtttgtattgactataggaaattgaacaaggtcactaggaaggaccactttccccttcccttcatcgaccagatgctagagagattagctggacatagtcactactgctttttagatggctactctggatataatcagatcgttattgccccagaagaccaggagaaaaccacttttacctgtccctttggtacctttgcgtatagacgcatgcctttcgggctatgtaatgcccctgcgacttttcagcgttgcatgatgagcatattttctgacatggtagaacggttcttagaggtctttatggatgatttttcagtgtttggttcgtctttcgatgagtgcttgcatcatttgtcattagttttgactaggtgtaaggaaaagaatttagtgcttaattgggagaaatgtcactttatggttcgttcaggaattgttctagggcatattgtatcttcaaagggtatagaggtggatagagcaaaagttgaccttattaaaactttaccggtcccaaaaaccgtaagagatattaggtcattcttaggacatgctggtttttatcgtcgtttcattaaggattttagcttgatgtctagacctctttgcaatttgcttgcaaaagatgttaagtttgtttttgatgatgcttgtttagaggttttgagaagcttaagtcattactcactaccgcccccatagtccaggcacccaactggaacctaccctttgagatcatgtgtgatgcttcagattatgctattggtgttgtgctaggtcagcgagaaaataagttacttcatgtgatttactatgctagcaaaactctgaatgatgcccagttgaactataccactaccgagaaggaactattagccattgtgtttgccttagacaagtttagaccctatctcttaggttctaagatcatcatatatactgatcatgctgctttaaaatatcttttgtctaagaaggatactaaacctagattgattaggtggattctgttgttgcaagagttttctccagacattagagacaaaaagggtgccgaaaatgttgtagcagatcacttgtctaggctagttgttagttccccagatgattcccttcctataagggatagctttcctgatgaacaattgttctttgttacccaattaccttggtatgcgaatatagtgaactatcttgttactggtcgaatgccccaacattggggtaaacaagatcgttctagatttttagctgaggttaagcacttcttttgggatgatccttatttgtttaagtattgcccagaccagattattaggagatgtatacctgagagtgaccagtccagtattatttccttttgtcatgatcatgcttgtgggggtcactttagtgctaagaaaactgctgctaagatattgcagtgtggattctattggccttcgttgtttaaagactcccacagttactgcgttacttgtgaacgatgccagaaattaggaaccatttcccgtaggaacatgatgcccttgaaccctattttaattgttgaggtctttgatgtgtggggtattgactttatgggtccgtttcctaattcttttggtaacctatacatccttgtcgccgtagactatgtctctaagtggattgaggcggttgcgtgtaaaaccaatgaccatagggttgtgattgagttcttgaaaaataatatacttacacgttttggtacaccgcgagctataattagtgatggagggtcgcacttttgtaatgggacttttagacttctgatgaagaaatatggtattacacataaggtagctaccccgtatcatccacagactagtggtcaggtagaggtttccaatagggagataaaacgtatattagagaaaacagttaatcctaatcggaaagactggtcgtctaggcttactgatgccttatgggcttaccgtactgcgtttaagacccattggaatgtcgccttatcggcttgtttatggcaaggcatgtcacttacctgttgagttagaacacagagcttattgggctgttaagcagctaaatttttcacttgacaaggcaggagcccataggaaactccagctcaatgagttggacgagattcgtatagatgcttacgatagtgcgaaggagtataagaacaaaatgaaacttgtgcatgatagaaacatattacggaagtcattttctccaggtcaaaaagttcttctgtatgacactcgtttgcatctattccccgggaaactgcgctctcggtggaccggtccttttgtggtccgtactgtttttcctcatggagctgttgagatcgagacactggatggtagtagttcttcaaaggttaacggtcagcgattgaagccctttttagagccttttcctacaggtgatgttgaggaggtccctctggaggaccctgtttacccttgattgaccatcgaggcgatttgtatgttgtataattttgtattcagtttttggtttcacttcactcaggtactatctttccgaactctctctttactatttcctcatgttacttatattcttggtactgttctttcatgagaaacattgaggacaatgttagatttaagtttgggggtggggaagaaactttttgttagctttttgcaataaataaactccagagcctagaaatttatgcctattgaggattgcactaactaatctaagtggatggaagcattttgattgtaggagtttgaggaaccaatctgattagatggaaacatctaaagagtctattcataaaagcacagagctcaggtgttagaaataacatgatagtttcaccatatctcgttgagtccttttcacttctattttttttattttgtttttaaactatgtttctctaagtgataggtggggcccacgattcaagttgttaccaatgctagggtgaattagagtgattgagataccatgaaaaaaaaaaaaagttgaaaagaaaaagagatgaaaaaaaaaaagatgaaaaaaaaatggtagttaccaaaaaaaaaaaaaaaaaaaaaaaaattgagaccagaccatttgaccaaaaggaataaattcaataaagtcgaccactggtacccttgtatatgccagttgtgttgacctagagttaggttatcgaccactggtacccttgtatatgccagtgtgttgatattagtcagactagtatctcaatccattaggataggttcattttggcggaggccttcagacagatatgggaaacgccgttcacttagtaaacatcaaaaccatacatgtttttatatccatcttcttgatctatccatgtgattagttttgactccgaatatgatgtccatagtgcaactatctgagtagagctctgtcactttatatgaattttagtatgcttgagtgcaaactcgtgtacacaattggaatttcgcatcagggtacttcttcctgtagtcaataagtatgccaaccaaggagattctttagtgccttccaaggttctgcgtagatagctaaggtctggagtacaggttttgtgggtatatctctggtaagccctcccgagactataactcggccactagggccacctaggggtttaaaggcttattgcatacgctaaatgcaatcgacgatgcctgcgacagtgagttaggattttattttgtagttttgatttgctcgggactagcaaataataagtttgggggtatttgatagacgcatttatgtgtctaatatagcccaattgtatattgtgttagtacccattttgtacttattatggctttttatgtccctgtaggtatttctggagaaataagcttttgcggcgaaattggctaaaaaagtggtttttgcgctcgtgggagaaaattactatacggactctcactttggataaggggtaacctaattactaaggggtgacccatccAGGcatgctaaagggagaccaggaTAAGGGGGggtcatcttctcaaattcaaaagaaaattttggcgggaaatgaaatgctTCACGAACAGCAAACAGGGTTGGAATTTTGGGGCCCTTTGGGACAGATTCGATCACCAAATTCGTTTGGGCTGGAGTTAATGGACTAAACAGAGTTGGTACATGCGTTTTTATCAATcgaaatgggctggataatccgggctGGATAAACAGAGTTGGTACAGAGATAGGTATCTTCCCGATATGTACAGAGAATGGGTAAAAGATTCAGGGAGAGTTTACGCTAGTTAGACTTTTACTTGGTCCTGTTCTAGTCTTGATAGAGTTGGTGGCAAatatatagctaacaaacgcgtacagggagatcagaggAGATATTtttcaacagcgcagagaagagagaaaacaAGAAGTCGGACTCAttcgagatttttgggggtttggtagctatataagtgttggttcgagtcataagaagggttagaaaagtttagagagaaataggagagagttcagagccgaaacgaggaagataccattgattgttgctgctgctgctgctgctgttcaagaggaagaagaagaggaagaacagacctgctaaggcagttcGTTCATCAGTTTAAAAACCAGAACACGCTGTGTCGCATTTACAGCACACgacttgtatcgttctttccagcagcttacaccctgtgtcgctatttacagcactttagttctatcgtttcttctcagcacttacaccattGTAACAGTGACGTTGTAACACTTCTtatacagcgttgctaattcctatttcatcatataatcatcaataaaaacacctattttagccatgaatttatcttgtgagtgtgtttttgggatgaggagctaaacccattagccgagacgacggaggaagccattgacacaaaatttattggtataattctaatttttacatttatttgcaatattattatttgattatttgcacgaattaaaattgaattaatagtttttattgagtaattgtgaattgacttgatgaagtaTGCTGGGTTtgagtaacttttgatgttttatactttttaattacaattattacttcaaaaacttatttgaggcaaatattagaattgattttaaggataaaattgcataagaactatttagagtttactattaaaatggtcattggtggaatcctagtcttggtgtttttctctataactttgaacaactctttttatttgcctgtttaaatttaaatctaaaaactgttttcttcacaagtctgatacgaatccgttttaccacttcaactacaatcactatttgaaaaaccatcaaatttttggcgccgctgccggggatttgtgtttaggtagcttttttttatttattatttttgttcttctttacgtttttggattttttgtttccttgcagatttttgaagttggagcgaaagtcaattttgccaaagcttgtggtgatttacttaaagtttgggagtgaaaagcaaagctaaaggagcgaaagaagaagattttctttattttgtaaaagagagaaaaaaaaaagagagatttttttttattattagttttttttttaggctttcattttttgtttttgcactttatttttggactatgaactttggacatttggactctttatttttatttatttttttagcaaGAAATTGACGGCAATAgtcagaaaaagaagaagatgttgacCAATTCTCTCTACAACAACAGGCAGCAGGAGTGTAAAATTAGGTCTGAATTTGACTTTATTTGCAACAGCAACAAGATGAAGATAAGTGCAGTGGCGGTTCAGTAGTGAGTTTAAtcacatcaaatccctaattttgtgGTTGTACTTTGTTGAAAATGGGATTTGTATTTTGGGAAACTTttgtataaatagagaatggATTGTTGATGAAAAGCAAGCCCGGACTAGCCGGTGCAAGTTGTAGTGTTAGGTTTTAAttttgcagtgatgttttagttTGTTAATTAGGGTTGAGATGAAAGACTTACCCTGATTAGATTACTTTAGCAAACTCTGTTGTTCTGTTTGAATATTATTGCATATGGAATGGTTTAATACTTGTTTACCAACATAGATGTATAACTTTCACTTTAAATGTCTTGCATCTGTAGTTGTTAGGATATTTGTATGTTGTTGATCCAGCTCATGCTTCATTTGATATGGttaatctgtgattagttgtgctataAAAAGACATCTAATTCTAGGGATTAATCCTTTAGTTGACATTAGACCATCTACTTAAGAATCTTTAAATTATCGGAAAAACGGGAGACTTGTATCTCTACCGCCGATTAAAGGGACAACACTGTTAGCTAAACTATCTAACCTAGGTTAAGTACTGGATTCAACTTCCCTAGTACTTTCCACTTGTGTGTTTAAAATCCTCTATTTCATTTACTTTCTGCATTCTATTTAGCACTTCATACCAACTGTTTCGTCGTATCGACACCCAACAAAATAACCCTTATGATACTCTCTCTTTTGAATCAGTTTTAGTAAAACTTTGGAATCAACGTTACACCGacctagtctctgtgggttcTACCCGTATTTGCCCTGTTTACATTGTTGACCCCGTGCACTCGCGGTTTATTACAATTATAGGTTATCTTTCTTATCCTACCACGGAGTTTCTGCTAAATCAAATGAAATGGGCGCAGTCAGTAGTGGATTTGTTGCTCAACCTTCTAAACCTGATTTTTGTGTTGTTGCATCTGAAGAAGCACAAtcagttcctacttctattcgtccagattcttcttctcaagttCACAATAATGTTGAATATCAGAAACTGAAATCAAATCCTTCCGCTGTCGTTGGCAAAGAAGACGATGATTCCACCGATTTTGTGAATTTTCAGTTGAAAGACATTGGCGAAACTGAAGTGAATCATACCGACAGTAAAAATCCTGAAAGATCGACGGAGTTAGCCGTTCTTCACAACAAATTAAACTGTCCGGATTGTTTTCAGATTGGTAGTGATGATTCTCGTAGCATATTTGATCGTGGTAAGTATTTTGGGAACTTGATTCTTAGCTTTGGGTTCAAATCAGATTTTGGATTTCTATATTTGATAACTCCCCTGTGTGTTCGTGATACTGAAAATTTTGTGGATGGGAAGCTGCTTGCTAAAATGCCTGAGGCTGTAACTTGGAATTTGGGGAATGATAGAGATGATTTTCTCTTACAACTTCAACAAGGTAAGATGCTTATTAAAATGCTTCCAATGGATATGTGTGTTTTGAGCACAAATTTTTTTCTCAACCACACACTGCATACTAGGATGTCTTTTAGCCGTTGTTTCAAGTATGTTGCTATAGTATTTGATCGTGGGAAAGGGTTCGATAGATCAATTTCGATGAAATACTAcaatggaaaatttgatcataggCTTATTAGTATGCATGGGTTTGAATCAGATTTTTCGTTTTGTGCTTCTATTTTATTGGTGTTTGTTACAAATGGTGCCAGTGATGAGAGTGGTAAGTTGTTTGCAAAATTTTCACAAGGAAATAGTTTTCCCATGAATACTTCTTTGTTTGAAGGGATGCTAATGTGTGAGATTACGAACGTTCATGAGTTGTCTCATCAAATGCTTGAGATGTGGGAGGAGGGAATTTTTCTTTTCCAGCTGAAATATGTGTTTCCTAAGGCGCTTATTGGTTGTCAGTTTGTGTATTGGGGTGATCTTGGTGATAGCAGTAAGATGCATGCTGAATTCTCGGCGAGGAgtatatttttctttctcttgttgGCGAGAGTATTGTGCTTTCAGAAGGCTCGTCAATATTTGGTTCAAGTGCTTGGTTGGAAGGGAGCAGAAAATTATTCTTTACAGCTAACATGTGACCTGCTGGAGGCAATTGTAGCTCAATTTCTGTTTCTCTTACCTACTTCTGCAGGGTTTTTTAGGGTGGAATTGTTCAGGGTTATCATTGCTAGACAAACATGTGATATGCACCCGATTCTTTTGCAAGAGCTTCGCACTCTGTTATCTCTTAAGCACTGTCCATTACTCACATCTGCAACTTATGGCAGAATTATGATTCAAGAGGGATTTAAGCAGTTCATTTTGAGTTCTCTGCACACATCTTATTGTTCTTGTGAGTTCTGCATTTTCGGAAAGGGGTTATATGTGCATTATTCCTTACCTGCACCTAATATCTACAACAGTTATATGATGCCAGTAGGTATTATACTGGGAACTCAGATCTTAGTCGTGGGATTTCAGCTTCTTAAAATGTTGTTATGGGTAGGATACTTGAGGTGGAAGTTCATATTGGTTCCACCTGCGTTACTGGTTAGATGGATTGATAACAGTTTTCTCTCAGTTGTGTgccttgatgaaaaatggaaTTATATAAGAAATTTGTTCTGCAAAGCTGAggtccataatcaaattgcaaccACTCTTATGCGGAGCAATGTGCTTCTGACAAGTTTACTGAACTTTCGCTCCAAGAGTTTCAATGTTGTCTATTTGGTTGTACTCCAGAATTTTGACAAATTCGTGGAAAATGATAAGGGGTGGATTTATATGGTTGGAAGAAGTGAAGTCCAAGGTATAAATTCTGTTCCGATGTTGGTTGATGAACAACCACCTGATCAATCACTTGTTGAAGTATATGTGCATTACAACTTGCAGAAAAATTGTCAATGGATTGATGGGCTTAATTTTGAAGTGTGCAAGGTTATCACAGAAATATTCATTGGCCTtgctaaatttctagactcttcTAGTTCCTTTGTTTTCGATAGGGGGAAAGTTTTTTCAAATCATATGTGGGGTTTCAGGTACTCTACAATAAAGATTGCTAACTGGACAGAACTTGGGATCAACATTCTTGTTCATGGGGTTCTTTACACAGATGACATCATGGAGATTCATGTTGTTGTCTTAGCAACAACAAATGATGCTTCAAGCGGTATTTTAGTTAGTGCTTACTAAGCTGCGAGTGGTGAAGTTAATGTGTGCCCTAGAAAGTTAACTTTGCAGATTGAATTGGAGGGATCGCATGTGGCCAGTTGATTGTGGCAGCTCAGCATTCTAACCCAACAATGGCAAACGTACATACTCATGCCTTAACTGAAATAGTTTTAAATGTCAGTCGTGTACCACTCCTTCAGATACTGGTTGTTGAGCTGGTTACAATGCTTGTGGATAGTCATAACTATACTAAAATGTCATTGGGTGTGATGAGTATCCAGGATGGTATTTTCGAGCAGCTAAAGTTGATTCATGGGCCTGATATTGATCCTTGTAAAGGTCTGACATGGGTACTTGGTTGCAGATTGGCGGCTAGTCTTCTTGGCGTGTTAGCGAAAAGTACATACTGACACATCACTACATTCTGGACTTTTATGAGGATTTCATCTTCGAGTTGCAGGAACATAACAAGATCGTAAAGACAGCCACTTCAGACCCAATCCCATCCTTGAGGATAAGGATGTTCTTCGAGGTGTCGGTAATGTCATGTACCGTGTATGAGAGGGGAGTGCCCAATATCCTATTAGTGTCGGTATTTAGTATAAGTAGTTGGTGGTAGTATTTAACTTAAGTGGGTGTCCTTATCATTGTAATGAATGGGTTAGATGTAAACATCTGGTGGCATTGTAGCCGTTGGTTCTAAGGGTAAGATCTAAGTTTATAAGCTGAAAGTCCTGTAATAGTTATGGTTATCAGATTATTAATCCAAAATAGAACTTTGTTCTACAGGCTGTGTTCTTTTGAATTCAGAGGCTTGATTCTCACGTatcaagagaggtttatcctcaattaATCAACCCAATCCTGTCATTATATTTAGGTACATGACATTATAATTTATTTAGAAAAAAGTGTGCGCATGAAATTCCGTGTTTCGGTATCACATAAAACTCCATCAAATACTACTGAAAATTCACATATTGCCAGAATTACCGAGGAGACATCATCTGTTTATTGCGGTCTGTCATGAACTTTATGAATCAAACTAGGTCTCAACCCATGCCGTAAGGGCACGAgcaaggatatgtgtttcaaatgtatccatcgattCATATATGTCGTAATTATCTGAGAAGAATTGAACCGGTCGATCCAggtctaaatgttttgaggagtcggttaataaacatgtccttatcctcgaatcttttaatattgtgtatgtaagtcatacacCCTTTGGGACAAAAatagttaatcgttagagcaaatcctatggcagtagaacattacttcgttcactacttcaaaaaaatagcatcaaaggtcattcaccaaacttgtaacaaaactaaaaacacttaaaattactttaaaattcattagattaatcttgcaaaatctgttagcattagaatttaatatttctctttgatataaattgttgggttcccaatttacatagatttgtgtttattcattttcctaaaatttataataatatttaattcttgatcaatttcttttcttgtctctttacctattatcatgaactatttctcaatcatgcataattacacgaagttggggagaaatgacaaaaacagaaatcatgacaaaaaaggggaataaagagagatgtgagaaactgaaccagttacaattaattcgcgtgtagccttgtgtttgatcaatttttttataggtttcatttttcttcctgcccCTACCCagcaaatcttaaaatcacaacatcttttgttttggaaaaatctggcctataaaaattgttttggtattaaaaaataataaaaaaagtaatttgaaaactaaaatcaaattaaaacaaaacaaagaaaaattaactaagggtgactaaataatttacctatcttaggacacattttttcaccctactaccactacttcttccaccaccacattatggTCACCACTCCAgtagtctcaccaatacccaccaccattatctccaccgccgatccaccaccaccaccaccatccaccatcaaaaccaatgcttaatttacctatcttaggaccccttttctcaccatactaccactacttcttccaccaccacattatcgtcaccactccaccagtctcaccaatatcCACCACTATTATCCCCACCACTACCCACcgtcacaaccaccattaatgcttactgaaatagctaatatcaaataaatttattatgtatcaacaaagatatattcatttgattaattaaagaaacatttactatgaaatatcaattgaacatttattattaaattttaattaaacgtgatcatttatagcggtagatttatgttctgcaGGTATAACtttgatcgttctttatctagcctaatttgtccaagctttgttttgtattatggaaatgtaatcaattttattgtaatactaaaaaccgtgattcattcgatcgggtactataaatagctgggatcccatttgggtgatccagtggtcatgatcatattgtcttatatgatttagtatcctcctcaaaatatttgtgttttgtccttaccagttgtgcAAAAACAtccaactacatctatcacaataaaatgttgctcattttgtaaagacacaaaactattattgtccactactattcactaacatccaccaccgcACGTAAAAACCAGCTACGCcgactattttttccaccaccagtaatgttaccacctccaccactcacaaatacccgttactgcttctttcactaccaccattaaaaattattaatataatttttaacctaggtcactgtagtacagtggtaaagtcattgggtgatgataccagttacctgagtttgaaactcgccaacaccaaattctttaccgatcaatatatatatagtttttcataaacttatttattaataaaaatacgtatttattagattcattaaatgaacatttatcatgaaaaattaatgaaTCATAATGAATCATTCATTATGAGCAATTAATAGGACAataatttgttagagcactgctcggtcgaactcgtatgcgttgttatctcaagcatgtttgtcaatgttaatgatcaaaactataagtcttgatttctagtctactatacctaagtctcggactaggatagaaagtgtcgttcagctcaagaactccatggcgatcatcatacaagacgaaaaactactcaaggaactgttggaacttcatcaactaaaaggtatgtggagacttgaacttatctatcactcaaaagtctatctactctatctcctatcttgacacaaaagtcgttttgctatatagactttgattatacacatttgctatttcgagccgagtttatctcgcttatctatttctcgaaatatgt
This genomic stretch from Papaver somniferum cultivar HN1 chromosome 5, ASM357369v1, whole genome shotgun sequence harbors:
- the LOC113281992 gene encoding uncharacterized protein LOC113281992 isoform X1: MGAVSSGFVAQPSKPDFCVVASEEAQSVPTSIRPDSSSQVHNNVEYQKLKSNPSAVVGKEDDDSTDFVNFQLKDIGETEVNHTDSKNPERSTELAVLHNKLNCPDCFQIGSDDSRSIFDRGKYFGNLILSFGFKSDFGFLYLITPLCVRDTENFVDGKLLAKMPEAVTWNLGNDRDDFLLQLQQGKMLIKMLPMDMCVLSTNFFLNHTLHTRMSFSRCFKYVAIVFDRGKGFDRSISMKYYNGKFDHRLISMHGFESDFSFCASILLVFVTNGASDESGKLFAKFSQGNSFPMNTSLFEGMLMCEITNVHELSHQMLEMWEEGIFLFQLKYVFPKALIGCQFVYWGDLGDSSKMHAEFSARSIFFFLLLARVLCFQKARQYLVQVLGWKGAENYSLQLTCDLLEAIVAQFLFLLPTSAGFFRVELFRVIIARQTCDMHPILLQELRTLLSLKHCPLLTSATYGRIMIQEGFKQFILSSLHTSYCSCEFCIFGKGLYVHYSLPAPNIYNSYMMPVGIILGTQILVVGFQLLKMLLWVGYLRWKFILVPPALLVRWIDNSFLSVVCLDEKWNYIRNLFCKAEVHNQIATTLMRSNVLLTSLLNFRSKSFNVVYLVVLQNFDKFVENDKGWIYMVGRSEVQGINSVPMLVDEQPPDQSLVEVYVHYNLQKNCQWIDGLNFEVCKVITEIFIGLAKFLDSSSSFVFDRGKVFSNHMWGFRYSTIKIANWTELGINILVHGVLYTDDIMEIHVVVLATTNDASSGILVSAY
- the LOC113281992 gene encoding uncharacterized protein LOC113281992 isoform X2, with product MILVAYLIVLLAKMPEAVTWNLGNDRDDFLLQLQQGKMLIKMLPMDMCVLSTNFFLNHTLHTRMSFSRCFKYVAIVFDRGKGFDRSISMKYYNGKFDHRLISMHGFESDFSFCASILLVFVTNGASDESGKLFAKFSQGNSFPMNTSLFEGMLMCEITNVHELSHQMLEMWEEGIFLFQLKYVFPKALIGCQFVYWGDLGDSSKMHAEFSARSIFFFLLLARVLCFQKARQYLVQVLGWKGAENYSLQLTCDLLEAIVAQFLFLLPTSAGFFRVELFRVIIARQTCDMHPILLQELRTLLSLKHCPLLTSATYGRIMIQEGFKQFILSSLHTSYCSCEFCIFGKGLYVHYSLPAPNIYNSYMMPVGIILGTQILVVGFQLLKMLLWVGYLRWKFILVPPALLVRWIDNSFLSVVCLDEKWNYIRNLFCKAEVHNQIATTLMRSNVLLTSLLNFRSKSFNVVYLVVLQNFDKFVENDKGWIYMVGRSEVQGINSVPMLVDEQPPDQSLVEVYVHYNLQKNCQWIDGLNFEVCKVITEIFIGLAKFLDSSSSFVFDRGKVFSNHMWGFRYSTIKIANWTELGINILVHGVLYTDDIMEIHVVVLATTNDASSGILVSAY